One Osmerus eperlanus chromosome 16, fOsmEpe2.1, whole genome shotgun sequence DNA segment encodes these proteins:
- the rnf182 gene encoding E3 ubiquitin-protein ligase RNF182, producing the protein MMGQLRNTEDGGVVEGFNAEELECKICYCAYSLGGRRPKVLECCHRLCAKCLTKILDLGESPPNAVVCPFCRYITSLPGEVVSSLPDDCNLVAALALQNRNQRNIHYHHDSPTELLLSPRQLSSLMGSSPSASPSLSTSTTYSSIRGSPNFVVITIMEHPPPSPQDHVHHLPLSHPPGVATIQGRDYRSASLDSMASVTQRCTVWNCAALLCQTSARALVWVLGLLYFSSLPMGVYLLIMQKTILGVLLVSLVPTSLVLIMVYGFCQCICHEFWDCMPT; encoded by the coding sequence atgatGGGGCAATTACGGAATACAGAGGATGGGGGTGTAGTGGAAGGGTTCAATGCAGAAGAGTTAGAGTGTAAGATCTGCTACTGTGCCTATAGCCTTGGGGGGAGGCGGCCCAAGGTACTTGAGTGTTGCCATCGTCTGTGCGCCAAGTGTCTGACCAAGATTTTAGACCTTGGTGAGTCACCCCCGAATGCTGTGGTGTGCCCATTTTGTCGCTACATCACCAGTTTGCCTGGGGAGGTGGTGAGCAGTCTACCGGATGACTGCAACCTGGTAGCAGCACTTGCCCTCCAGAACCGGAACCAGAGGAACATCCACTACCACCATGATAGCCCCACAGAGCTGCTCCTCAGCCCCAGGCAACTGAGCTCGCTGATGGGAAGCAGTCCCAGTGCATCCCCCTCCTTGTCTACCTCGACAACTTACTCTTCAATCCGTGGCTCGCCTAACTTTGTGGTCATCACCATCATGGAgcaccctcctccatcaccccaaGATCATGTACatcacctgcccctctctcaccccccaggAGTGGCCACAATCCAGGGCAGGGATTACCGTTCCGCCAGCCTGGACTCCATGGCGTCCGTCACCCAGAGGTGCACAGTGTGGAACtgcgctgccctcctgtgtCAGACCTCGGCAAGGGCGCTGGTGTGGGTCTTAGGACTGCTCTACTTCAGCTCCCTGCCAATGGGAGTCTACTTGCTCATTATGCAGAAGACAATTCTAGGGGTGCTCTTGGTTAGCCTAGTCCCCACTAGCCTTGTTTTGATCATGGTCTATGGCTTCTGCCAGTGCATTTGTCATGAGTTCTGGGACTGCATGCCCACATAG
- the ranbp9 gene encoding ran-binding protein 9: MSGQSSGCGFLMSVVVHGDSTLNEQEKELNQRLRRLYPAVNENETPLPRSWSPKDKFSYIGLSQNNLRVHYKGHGKTPKDAASVRATHPIPAACGVYYFEVKIISKGRDGYMGIGLSAQGVNMNRLPGWDKHSYGYHGDDGHSFCSSGTGQPYGPTFTTGDVIGCCVNLINNTCFYTKNGHSLGIAFTDLPPNLYPTVGLQTPGEVVDANFGQHPFVFDIEDYMREWRTKIQAQIDRFPIGEREGEWQSMIQKMVASYLVHHSYCATAEAFAKSTDQAVHEELASIKNRQKIQKLVLSGRMGEAIETTQQLYPSLLERNPDLMFMLKVRQFIEMVNGTDSEVRCLGGRSPKSQDSYTGSPRNFSSPSHKASGSQAYLTGSDSNCCNGVTSSKTHPSPSHYSHKPCTPGPALPAAEVSLNGSSSQPLNTSTDVDMEEDHFSNGVTESSSNGFLNGSSKHGAEPEDCDADMEVESTQSKRQLCGGSQAAIERMIHFGRELQSMSEHLRRECGKNSANKKMLKDAFSLLAYSDPWGSPVGYQLDSIQREPVCSTLNSAILETHNLPKQPPLAQAVGQAAQCLSIMARSGSGSCAFASVDDYLH; the protein is encoded by the exons ATGTCTGGACAGTCATCGGGCTGTGGGTTTCTTATGTCGGTTGTTGTTCACGGAGACTCGACTCTGAACGAGCAGGAAAAGGAGCTCAACCAGCGACTCCGACGGCTTTATCCAGCAGTAAATGAAAATGAGACCCCACTTCCTCGATCATGGAGTCCCAAGGACAAGTTCAGTTATATTGGCCTATCACAGAACAATCTCCGAGTGCATTATAAAG GTCATGGAAAGACCCCTAAAGACGCAGCGTCAGTGCGGGCCACACACCCCATCCCTGCCGCGTGTGGCGTATACTACTTTGAGGTGAAGATCATCAGCAAAGGCCGAGATGG GTACATGGGTATCGGTCTCTCAGCTCAAGGTGTCAACATGAACAGACTCCCTG GTTGGGACAAGCACTCATATGGTTACCACGGAGACGATGGCCACTCATTCTGCTCTTCTGGTACTGGGCAACCTTACGGGCCCACATTCACAACGGGCGATGTGATTGGCTGCTGTGTCAACCTCATCAACAACACATGTTTCTACACAAAGAATGGCCACAGCTTGG GAATCGCTTTTACTGATCTACCA CCCAACCTGTATCCCACTGTGGGACTACAGACCCCAGGGGAAGTGGTGGATGCTAACTTTGGCCAGCACCCTTTTGTGTTCGACATTGAGGACTACATGCGCGAGTGGAGGACTAAAATCCAGGCCCAAATCGACAGGTTTCCTATTGGAGAACGGGAGGGAGAGTGGCAGTCCATGATCCAGAA AATGGTGGCGTCCTACTTGGTCCATCACAGCTATTGTGCCACAGCTGAAGCCTTCGCCAAATCCACTGACCAGGCTGTGCACGAGGAGCTGGCCTCCATCAAAAACAGGCAGA AAATCCAGAAGCTGGTGCTGTCAGGCAGAATGGGAGAGGCCATCGAGACGACCCAACAGCTCTACCCCAGTCTTCTGGAGAGGAACCCTGACCTCATGTTCATGTTGAA agTGAGACAGTTTATAGAGATGGTAAACGGGACAGACAGTGAGGTGAGGTGTTTGGGTGGACGGAGCCCCAAGTCCCAGGACAGCTACACAGGTTCACCCCGCAACTTCAGTAGTCCCAGCCACAAAGCCAGTGGCTCTCAGGCCTACCTCACAG GGTCCGACAGCAACTGCTGCAATGGAGTGACCTCCAGTAAGACCCacccatccccctcccattaCAGCCACAAGCCCTGCACCCCGGGACCCGCCCTCCCCGCAGCAGAGGTCAGCCTCAATGGCAGCAGCAGCCAACCCCTCAACACCAG TACTGATGTGGACATGGAAGAGGATCATTTCAGTAATGGAGTGACCGAGTCATCCTCTAACGGCTTCCTCAACGGCAGCTCCAAACACGGAGCCGAGCCAGAGGACTGCGACGCAGACATGG AGGTGGAGTCCACCCAGTCCAAGAGGCAACTGTGTGGGGGGAGCCAGGCAGCCATCGAGAGGATGATTCACTTTGGCCGGGAGCTCCAGAGCATGAGCGAGCACCTGCGTCGCGAGTGTGGCAAAAACTCTGCCAACAAGAAGATGCTCAAG GATGCGTTCAGCCTGCTGGCTTACTCTGACCCCTGGGGCAGCCCTGTGGGATATCAGCTTGATTCAATCCAGAGAGAGCCGGTTTGCTCCACCCTCAACAGTGCAATATTAG AGACTCATAACCTTCCCAAGCAACCCCCTCTGGCCCAGGCTGTGGGCCAGGCCGCCCAATGCCTGTCAATCATGGCGCGCTCCGGCAGCGGTTCCTGCGCCTTCGCCTCCGTGGACGATTACTTGCACTAG
- the nol7 gene encoding nucleolar protein 7 isoform X1 gives MAKRQHGKSFRDRTTDNEKMNEHFDLGLNSSDDEAPEEVTFEDSKASAIKRMKNALETARREKDLLKEKRRRRQELFQQQKKKRLLPADVLEEIDIAQPKKQNLSIDQAENENSDIETGGSEEGEGTEEKETDKNQDKGVRGLKWNNSVMRLKGRPSANFQQQAAADFIQSRLYGAQSHRTTNNELLSLANKRGQNKSAAVQFVKKDWATKKKEKAEKLKKRWIHKKNVSSN, from the exons ATGGCGAAAAGGCAGCATGGGAAAAGTTTTCGGGATCGGACAACAGATAATGAAAAAATGAATGAACATTTCGACCTCGGTCTAAACTCAAGCGATGATGAGGCTCCCGAAGAAGTCACGTTTGAAGATTCTAAAGCATCCGCTATTAAGAGAATGAAAAATGCATTGGAGACTGCCAGACG AGAAAAAGATTTGCTAAAGGAAAAACGAAGGCGGCGACAGGAGCTCTTTCAGCAACAGAAG AAAAAAAGGCTTCTTCCTGCTGATGTATTGGAGGAAATAGATATAGCCCAACCCAA GAAGCAGAATCTTTCTATAGACCAAG CAGAAAATGAGAACAGCGATATAGAGACTGGTGgttcagaggagggggagggaacagAAGAGAAGGAAACGGATAAGAACCAAGATAAAGGTGTCAGGGG TTTAAAATGGAACAACAGTGTGATGAGGCTGAAAGGCAGACCCTCTGCCAACTTCCAACAACAAGCAGCTGCTGACTTCATCCAATCAAGACTGTACGGAGCACAAAGTCATAGAACCACAA ACAATGAACTTCTCTCCCTTGCAAATAAGAGGGGGCAAAACAAAAGTGCCGCTGTGCAGTTTGTCAAGAAGGATTGGG CcacaaagaaaaaagagaaggcAGAGAAGTTGAAGAAACGCTGGATTCACAAAAAAAATGTTTCCTCAAACTGA
- the nol7 gene encoding nucleolar protein 7 isoform X2 has product MAKRQHGKSFRDRTTDNEKMNEHFDLGLNSSDDEAPEEVTFEDSKASAIKRMKNALETARREKDLLKEKRRRRQELFQQQKKKRLLPADVLEEIDIAQPKKQNLSIDQENENSDIETGGSEEGEGTEEKETDKNQDKGVRGLKWNNSVMRLKGRPSANFQQQAAADFIQSRLYGAQSHRTTNNELLSLANKRGQNKSAAVQFVKKDWATKKKEKAEKLKKRWIHKKNVSSN; this is encoded by the exons ATGGCGAAAAGGCAGCATGGGAAAAGTTTTCGGGATCGGACAACAGATAATGAAAAAATGAATGAACATTTCGACCTCGGTCTAAACTCAAGCGATGATGAGGCTCCCGAAGAAGTCACGTTTGAAGATTCTAAAGCATCCGCTATTAAGAGAATGAAAAATGCATTGGAGACTGCCAGACG AGAAAAAGATTTGCTAAAGGAAAAACGAAGGCGGCGACAGGAGCTCTTTCAGCAACAGAAG AAAAAAAGGCTTCTTCCTGCTGATGTATTGGAGGAAATAGATATAGCCCAACCCAA GAAGCAGAATCTTTCTATAGACCAAG AAAATGAGAACAGCGATATAGAGACTGGTGgttcagaggagggggagggaacagAAGAGAAGGAAACGGATAAGAACCAAGATAAAGGTGTCAGGGG TTTAAAATGGAACAACAGTGTGATGAGGCTGAAAGGCAGACCCTCTGCCAACTTCCAACAACAAGCAGCTGCTGACTTCATCCAATCAAGACTGTACGGAGCACAAAGTCATAGAACCACAA ACAATGAACTTCTCTCCCTTGCAAATAAGAGGGGGCAAAACAAAAGTGCCGCTGTGCAGTTTGTCAAGAAGGATTGGG CcacaaagaaaaaagagaaggcAGAGAAGTTGAAGAAACGCTGGATTCACAAAAAAAATGTTTCCTCAAACTGA
- the epdr1 gene encoding mammalian ependymin-related protein 1 has translation MNVFLQFVFALSLTKIQASVYPKADDGSLVPCLAPTQWEGRSVEYDHSTGRNTRSAVSYDAKNQRIRILQQNKRHTPCEKFFEYIYLYNSGIMFQIEQKTKQCSKIALTQAWDPFDIPNNSTYEDQYFIGGPGDMVEVQEWSDRKPARKHEAWVGVYTVKDCYPVQETYTRNSSVTTSTRFFDLELGISDPAVFTPPSTCQSARLEWMNSDC, from the exons ATGAATGTTTTCTTACAGTTTGTGTTTGCGCTCTCCTTGACGAAGATACAGGCTTCTGTGTATCCAAAAGCAGATGACGGCAGCCTAGTGCCTTGTCTCGCACCTACTCAATGGGAGGGGAGGTCTGTTGAATACGACCACTCCACCGGCCGGAATACACGGTCTGCCGTGTCGTATGATGCCAAGAACCAGAGAATTAGAATTCTCCAACAAAATAAAAGACACACACCATGTGAGAA GTTCTTTGAATACATCTACCTTTATAATAGTGGCATAATGTTCCAGATTGAGCAGAAGACCAAGCAGTGTTCAAAGATAGCTCTGACCCAGGCTTGGGATCCCTTTGATATCCCCAATAACTCCACCTATGAAGACCAGTACTTCATTGGGGGCCCTGGGGATATGGTTGAGGTGCAGGAGTGGTCAGACAGGAAACCAGCCCGCAAAC ATGAGGCCTGGGTTGGTGTCTACACAGTGAAGGACTGCTACCCTGTCCAGGAGACCTACACCAGGAACAGTAGCGTGACCACCTCCACCCGCTTCTTTGACCTTGAGTTGGGAATCAGTGATCCTGCAGTGTTTACTCCACCCAGCACCTGCCAGTCTGCCCGCCTGGAGTGGATGAACTCTGACTGCTGA
- the stard3nl gene encoding STARD3 N-terminal-like protein, with the protein MDSLYGSSVDSHATNRDVGSLSGRVEPYDASEKKGISDVRRTFCLFVTFDLLFITLLWIIELNVNGGIEKQLDKEVLHYDYHASFFDIFLLAVFRFAALILAYAVCKLRHWWAIAITTATTSGFLIAKVILSKLLSQGAFGYLLPIISFVLAWLETWLLDFKVLPQEAEDENRYLCIRDAPERAPLMHPGPLSDGQFYSPPESVADSDEELDDKHDPDDAEKGLI; encoded by the exons ATGGATAGCCTATATGGCAGCAGTGTGGACTCGCATGCAACCAACAGGGATGTGGGGTCTCTCTCTGGGCGAGTTGAGCCCTACGATGCCAGTGAAAAGAAGGGTATCTCTGATGTCAGAAGGACTTTCTGCCTGTTTGTCACCTTTGACCTCCTATTCATCACCTTGCTGTGGATCATAGAGCTCAAT GTAAATGGAGGCATTGAAAAACAGTTGGATAAGGAGGTTTTACACTATGACTACCATGCCTCCTTCTTTGACATATTT CTCCTGGCTGTATTCAGGTTTGCAGCTCTTATCCTGGCCTATGCTGTTTGTAAACTGCGTCACTGGTGGGCTATAGCG ATTACAACAGCAACCACCAGTGGTTTCCTGATAGCAAAAGTCATTTTATCAAAG CTCCTTTCCCAGGGGGCGTTTGGGTACCTCCTGCCCATCATCTCCTTTGTCCTGGCATGGCTGGAGACCTGGCTTCTGGACTTCAAGGTCCTGCCTCAGGAGGCTGAGGATGAAAATA GATATCTCTGTATAAGGGACGCCCCAGAGAGGGCTCCCCTGATGCACCCTGGACCATTATCAGACGGGCAGTTTTATTCACCACCTGAGTCTGTAGCAG ACTCTGATGAGGAGCTAGATGATAAACACGATCCTGATGATGCAGAGAAGGGCCTCATTTAG